GTCAGCGCCGTGACAAAGATCAGCACAGCCTGCGTGCCTTCGAGCACGTCCTGACGGCTGGGCCAGGTCACCCGTGACAATTCCTCACGGGCTTCACGGAAGTACTGCATCAGGTTCATAGCTTCACCCGCGCCAGAGAAAAAAAGGGCCGAAGACCAACAGACTGCTCCCTAGGAGCAGCCTCTGCGGACTTCAGACCTTCTTCTCCTTGAAGACCACGTGCTTCTTGGCGACGGGGTCGTACTTCCTCAGTTCCATCTTGGCCTGGGTGTTACGGCGGTTCTTGGTGGTCGTGTAGTAGAAGCCAGTGCCAGCACTGCTTTCCATCTTCACGATGATGCGGGGTCCGTCTTTCGCCATGTGAAGCTCCTTTCGCAACGCTGCCCTCAGGGGACCGGTTGCTCCCAGCGCCTGCCAAAGCAGGTCAAAGACCGCTGGTAAAAACCCGCCGTCTGGCGGGCAACATTCCAA
The DNA window shown above is from Deinococcus reticulitermitis and carries:
- the secE gene encoding preprotein translocase subunit SecE, encoding MNLMQYFREAREELSRVTWPSRQDVLEGTQAVLIFVTALTLIVWMLDSLFGTAIRAALAWG
- the rpmG gene encoding 50S ribosomal protein L33, with the protein product MAKDGPRIIVKMESSAGTGFYYTTTKNRRNTQAKMELRKYDPVAKKHVVFKEKKV